Part of the Anomaloglossus baeobatrachus isolate aAnoBae1 chromosome 1, aAnoBae1.hap1, whole genome shotgun sequence genome, gaaggaaggaggtgggcgggatgttacgtcccgctcatctccagccctccgcttcttttgtgcggcggttcagtgatgctgctgtgacgctgaacgaaccgcccccttagaaaggaggcggttcctcggtcacagcgacgtcggtaggcaggtaagtagtgtgactgttccgcgcgatgttgtgcgccacgggcagcgatttgcccgtgtcgcacaaccgatgggggcgggtacgcacgctagcgatatcggtcacgatatcgcagcgtgtaaagcggcctttagtgtaagtATTGCAGATAAATTAACAGGTGGATTCTGTGCATATTTTTTAAGCATCATGTGGATGAAATTTGACAAAACCTTATTGCAGTTCCCCAGAGCAGGAAACACTTCTGGTTAAAATGTTGGAGAGGGTTGCAAGCAGCAAACTCCCCCAAAATGATGTTCATATGTCCAAGCATGGCATATCGGAAAAGCTTTTCCTATTTATTTAATTGCTGTACAATCATTTTACATGTGTGAACGGCATAGACAAAACGATCTGACATTTGTATATAAATCAGTTACAATTTATGGCACATACTTGTGTTGACGATTGAAAAATCCGGGACCAAATGCACCAACCACACCGGGGGTAAATCCAGCCTCGAATGGGTTCTGAACCCCAAGTTTCTCAAACTTTTTCTGGCATGTTCCGAAATAGGATATCTTTCCAATGGTGAACCCAAGGAAACCGGCCACTGTGTGACACAAGAGAACAATAGTTGCTACTTTAGTTTTTGGTCTCTTTTTTTGCAGTTAGAAGAAGCTGGTATCGGTACGATACACATCTGCACCATCGTGACGCTATACTTACATGCAAGCTTTGGCAAGGACCCAAACCGTTTGTTTTTAGAAAGGTATCctgtggggcaaaaaaaatatataaaatgactACCATTTATTCCCAACACTTAGATATGAGAGGAATTCAACCCAGTAATATGTGTCCATTAATTTGTAAAGACCAACTCAAGTCAAACTTAAAAGTCTATGTGTGATGTTAAGACAATGTCATCATATCTTTTAGCTTTGTTATGCAAGGCAATGATTGATCGAAGAATATTAGTGATCTGGGTGCAAGTGCCAATGTGGAATGGACTAAGATTCCTCAGGAACGCAGCCAAGAGCTGATGTCTGCCAATGCACCACATTCGCAGCAGGTCCGACCAGCCAAAGGGCCTCTACAAATTTTCCAATCCTTTTCTATCTCATGAAACATTTTGTATAACCTGCCCATGAGCACTGATCCGAACACTGCAGTAATATTACAGGCTGCACACTACATTCTGACTGCAGCACATGGACCTTGTACAGGTAATCACTTACCTTGGTGGATGAGGATCTGTGTGGCTAGCATGCTGGTAAGGGACAGAGGCAGAGCTGCAAGAACCAAAAACAAATAGAAGTATTAAACTGTTAAGATAAGACTGCAGTCAAGCATCAGGGGCACTCTATAttattttaagtttttttttttggggggtattcccatctccaagatcatagcacaatatgtagtaggtgtaagggtacgctcacacaagagtatgaatcagacgagtgcaatgtgataaaATCTTGCATGGCACTCGGACcagtgttagtcaatgagggagaggagATGGTTAGCTTTTTTTTCTGATCAagcttctggatgagagaaaagtcgctgcATGCTGCGATGGTCAGTGAGAGCTGTGTCACttactcccatacaagtctatgggtgcgagtgaaacaccggactgcactcggatgacatccaagtgcagtgcgataatcgcatcagctgacaatggaagagattaatccctccccgcagctgtgatccgatcgcagcatTGGATCCCAGTTGCACGACATTTGGCTCACGCTGGCAACAGAGCAGGAGCAGAgtatcattagcatatcacatctaatgcaatcacatcagatgccatacaaTCGTGTGACTCTAGACTAAGAGTAATATTAGCCAGTACCTCCAATTAGaactgtagtatagttctcctgatatagccatgtctcttacctcctgTGCAGGGTATTGCATCTTAGGTATCCATTGTTACTGCCACTGATAAATAGTgacagttgctagtggtcataaccatggatgcctaaacttcaatgccctgtacatgaggcaAGTGACATAattaatcaagagaactatactccaTTTCtatttagaggtatttgctaatattattattactacaactactacatattgggatagaatcttggagatgggaatacccctttaagttaaaaGCAGGAGTGCACCCTCAAGCTCTATGTGCAAAACGTGCAATATATAGACAACCTAAATGTCTATCAAAAAGAGTTGATAATTGGGAATGGGGTCGTTTATCATTAATTCAGTCATCTTTGCCAGCAGCATATTGCTCATGTATACAGAGGATGTGCTGCTGACAACATGCATGCTGTATGGGGACAGAATGATTGTATTAACGGTAATTCAACAATCGTACAAATTTGTCGGTCCATATATTTCCCCAGACCTTATATAAGCATTGATTTTGTACAACTGCGGTGATagctagttttttttttatttcacccccGGAGTGGTATCACTAATGTGTGTTCCCTGTGTGTAGAAGAATACTTAGAAGGTGCTGTGTTTTTCTGTTCTcagtgtgaagcccctccagtgttgtgtcggtgtattaccttcagggactccactcggctcagTCTGGAtctggtaggaaatcctctatttgtcgtgacggcactctcagaattgcggtcagtggggaccgccactgcagattaagggatgcctggggctgatggtgggtgcagtcggttgtagtagcctcctgagagtgaggcaagccccagggcccggtgtaggtgtgtagaaccacaaggcgcagaataactccacacaagcaggatgtctttcaggggttttactcacttcagatggcagggtgagtaacccgggcgtagctgggatgaaccaggctggaaccaggtatccttcaggctgacttatgatggtgactaccgactcgccttccttagcccttagtggtttggggtaaccccgacttttagtccctatgggggtcacccagggaagttgctgaagcctctctccccttcagttgccgtttgcttgtcgcctggaccagatcactccagctgcttgcctcctgtgaactatgggccctaactgtggctacgtggctgcggcttttgggtgttgtggtgtgggctttgagggccccacaccggcaggtttagcaaggaaaggtggatctatccccgctccgggatctgccgcccgtttgggcctggtactccctagcagtctccttacttcccactccgtgctctctctttagctggagatgggtttcgggtagcactcctaggtgaccgttctcccccgtcggtagccactgcgcggacgctgtcagactgcaacagcccccaggggtctgctctcctctgagctccctggactctgcacactgaaccggctcactcctcctcctctcctgttcttgcctacgccacctagcaaccaggctctcttaccataccccttgagtggagatggaggcttttggccccctccactattccagtggaggtgaaggctttgccccctcctgggatccccaggggtcctctcaaaggtacatgtgtgagacctgatcactatgcgcctgtgtagtcacacctcggtcagccttctggattacctgtttgtactgtccccagcatgggtgcagtactcagtggtgcctgaccaggtcaggggcgccacatcagcaccGCTGCAGTCCTGTTGTGCTAATTGTGACCTGCTGGACCACCCTAGTGGTTGCTGGCTGAATCAGATAtcactcaatataagtctatgagagccagaaggagAATCggactaagggctgcttctcacttgcgagtttctcgcagtagagcaatgcgagaaaaactcgcattgaaatcggacacatgttagtgaatgattca contains:
- the OCIAD2 gene encoding OCIA domain-containing protein 2, whose translation is MSADPQVPDQGASPAPEKKSPVHCPITSHGHREEFGKIIKECKQESFWYRALPLSLTSMLATQILIHQGYLSKNKRFGSLPKLALAGFLGFTIGKISYFGTCQKKFEKLGVQNPFEAGFTPGVVGAFGPGFFNRQHKHCHHTCEECKKKCAKDKEQSPQPPTADSS